A window of Bacillus toyonensis BCT-7112 genomic DNA:
CAGTGGGAGTTTTACTGCCCACAAATAGCGGGATAAAATATGAACACAACAAAAAAGACGCACAGCCAAGCTATGCGTCTTTTCTATTACTTCTCTGCAACTTGAACTTCTTTTACGTAAGCTGCTTCGAATTTTTGGATGTCTCCTGCGCCCATGAAAATTAGAACGCCGTTTTTATGTTTCTTTAATACATCCGTTGTTGTATCTGTAATTAGTTCTGCACCATCAATACGCTTTTGCAGATCTTCGATTGTTAAGTCACCTTTTTTTTCACGTGCTGATCCGAAAATATCACATAAGTATACTTGGTCAGCTTTGCTTAGGCTTTCTGCGAACTCATCTAAGAACTTTTCTGTACGTGAGAATGTATGTGGCTGGAATACAGCGACAACTTCACGCTCTGGGTGTTTTTGACGAGCAGCTTCAATCGTTGCGTTAATTTCTGTCGGATGGTGTGCGTAGTCATCGATGATAACTTGCTCTCCCATCGGCTTTTCATTAAAGCGACGTTTTACGCCTTCAAAAGTTGTTAATTGATGTTTAACTGCTTCTACATCAACATTTTCGTAATGGCAAAGCGCAATTACTGCTAATGCATTTAATACGCTGTGGTTGCCGTATCCTGTAATTTTGAACGTGTCATAGTACGTATTACGAACGAATACATCGAATATTGTACCATCTGTTCTCTTTTGAATGTTACGTGCTTGGAAATCATTATCTTCTCCAAATCCATAGAAAATAACAGGTACTTTCGCTTGAATTTTTTGAAGTTCTTCATCATCACCACATGCAATAATACCCTTTTTCACTTGCAATGCCATCTCTTGGAATGCACCAAATACATCATTGATGTCTGCAAAATAATCTGGATGATCAAAATCAATATTTGTCATAATTGCATAGTCTGGATTGTAAGACAAGAAATGACGACGATACTCACAAGCTTCAAATACAAAATACTTACTATTTTCTACCCCATGCCCAGTTCCATCTCCAATAAGGTAAGATGTCGGG
This region includes:
- the murC gene encoding UDP-N-acetylmuramate--L-alanine ligase → MTVYHFVGIKGTGMSSLAQILHDMKHTVQGSDYEKRFFTQTALEKRNISILPFDKNNVKEGQVIIAGNAFPDTHEEIVAAKELNIPVHRYHHFLGDLMNQYTSVAVTGAHGKTSTTGLLAHVMQGAHPTSYLIGDGTGHGVENSKYFVFEACEYRRHFLSYNPDYAIMTNIDFDHPDYFADINDVFGAFQEMALQVKKGIIACGDDEELQKIQAKVPVIFYGFGEDNDFQARNIQKRTDGTIFDVFVRNTYYDTFKITGYGNHSVLNALAVIALCHYENVDVEAVKHQLTTFEGVKRRFNEKPMGEQVIIDDYAHHPTEINATIEAARQKHPEREVVAVFQPHTFSRTEKFLDEFAESLSKADQVYLCDIFGSAREKKGDLTIEDLQKRIDGAELITDTTTDVLKKHKNGVLIFMGAGDIQKFEAAYVKEVQVAEK